One stretch of Armigeres subalbatus isolate Guangzhou_Male chromosome 2, GZ_Asu_2, whole genome shotgun sequence DNA includes these proteins:
- the LOC134215835 gene encoding uncharacterized protein LOC134215835, with protein sequence MGMISKKTVCIFLCSTMFIQYQSCSPVPTNTKIRNDGRRKSVESTTDASLSSTESTKTTTSISSSSSASSTIPTKDATEYTPIAPDDAKHVKLEDSYKDVESEHDKVKREIVPKSMAVPGRRFFKPESREEEEMELAETHLFRPLFKYQSVDAQRRHIRRQSSSTTTQRTR encoded by the exons ATGGGAATGATTTCCAAAAAAACAGTTTGT atttttctgTGTTCAACTATGTTCATACAATACCAAAGCTGCTCCCCAGTGCCAACAAATACGAAGATTCGTAATGATGGGCGTCGAAAGTCTGTAGAATCAACCACTGACGCATCGCTTAGTTCAACTGAGTCTACTAAAACAACGACATCTATAAGCTCATCGTCCTCGGCCAGTTCTACAATACCAACGAAAGATGCAACCGAGTACACACCCATTGCGCCAGACGACGCAAAACATGTGAAACTTGAGGACAGTTACAAAGATGTTGAATCAGAACACGATAAAGTGAAACGTGAAATAGTGCCCAAGAGCATGGCAGTTCCGGGTCGTCGTTTTTTCAAACCGGAGTCCAGAGAGGAAGAAGAAATGGAACTCGCTGAGACGCATCTGTTCAGGCCGTTGTTCAAGTACCAATCGGTGGATGCCCAAAGGCGACACATAAGGCGGCAGTCCTCAAGCACTACCACGCAAAGAACGCGATGA